The following proteins are encoded in a genomic region of Streptomyces gobiensis:
- a CDS encoding S1C family serine protease, with protein sequence MDKAKATGMKPKWWSRPHRPADAEPEQPATEDPGRDDQPSPKPLHGEDPYGTPPYGGPGPWAPAPPVQHPHATPPRGVQLPPSLPSGAPQSSTPAHGTPLPAPGQQSVPPAQPPSWQRYDPWAAPPEPGSQHTLPGGENGAGRRGRRQGIIAGAIALALVAGVAGGVVGAYLERTGGLGAVTLPQAPAEDAKRTSDSVAGIAAATLPGVVTLHVRGGGEQGTGTGFVLDQRGHILTNHHVVGPESADGRIQVTFSGGETATARVIGGDSGYDLAVVKVDGIAGLKPLPLGNSDSVRVGDPVVAIGAPFDLAGTVTSGIISAKERPITAGGQRDGSDISYVNALQTDAPINPGNSGGPLVDAKGRVIGINSAIRAATSGSGVPGDRPGGSIGLGFAIPINQGKRVAEELINTGRATHPVIGVSLDMSYTGDGARVGTPDGVDGPAVVPGGPGDKAGIEEGDIITAVDGVRVRGGEELIVRIRSHRPGDQLELTVERSGEEQSIEVTLGTASDE encoded by the coding sequence ATGGACAAGGCGAAGGCCACGGGGATGAAGCCGAAGTGGTGGAGCCGCCCACATCGGCCGGCTGACGCGGAGCCGGAGCAGCCGGCGACGGAGGACCCCGGCCGTGACGACCAACCGTCGCCGAAGCCCCTCCACGGCGAGGACCCGTACGGCACTCCGCCGTACGGCGGCCCGGGCCCCTGGGCGCCGGCGCCACCGGTGCAGCATCCGCACGCCACGCCGCCGCGGGGCGTACAGCTCCCGCCCTCGCTTCCGTCCGGGGCGCCACAGTCCTCGACGCCCGCGCACGGCACCCCCCTGCCCGCTCCCGGGCAGCAGTCCGTACCACCCGCGCAGCCGCCGTCGTGGCAGCGGTACGACCCCTGGGCCGCCCCGCCGGAGCCCGGATCCCAGCACACGCTGCCGGGCGGGGAGAACGGTGCGGGGCGCCGGGGGCGCCGCCAGGGCATCATCGCTGGGGCGATCGCGCTGGCCCTGGTCGCGGGCGTGGCCGGTGGCGTGGTGGGCGCGTACCTCGAGCGCACCGGCGGCCTGGGCGCGGTGACCCTGCCCCAGGCACCCGCCGAGGACGCGAAGCGGACCAGCGACAGCGTCGCCGGTATCGCCGCCGCGACCCTGCCCGGTGTGGTCACGCTGCATGTGCGGGGAGGGGGAGAGCAGGGCACCGGCACCGGCTTTGTGCTGGACCAGCGGGGGCACATCCTCACCAATCACCATGTGGTGGGCCCGGAGAGCGCGGACGGCCGGATACAGGTCACGTTCAGCGGTGGTGAGACCGCGACCGCCCGGGTCATCGGCGGGGACAGCGGCTATGACCTCGCGGTGGTGAAGGTGGACGGTATCGCCGGGCTGAAGCCGCTGCCGCTGGGGAATTCCGACTCGGTACGGGTCGGCGACCCGGTCGTGGCGATCGGCGCCCCCTTCGATCTGGCCGGAACGGTGACCTCCGGAATCATCAGCGCGAAGGAGCGCCCCATCACCGCGGGCGGCCAGCGGGACGGCAGCGACATCAGCTATGTGAACGCCCTGCAGACCGACGCCCCGATCAACCCGGGGAACTCCGGTGGCCCCTTGGTGGACGCCAAGGGCCGGGTGATCGGGATCAACAGCGCCATCCGGGCCGCCACTAGCGGCTCCGGCGTGCCCGGTGACCGGCCGGGCGGCTCCATCGGACTCGGCTTCGCCATCCCGATCAACCAGGGCAAGCGGGTGGCGGAAGAACTGATCAACACCGGCAGGGCGACCCACCCGGTGATCGGTGTCAGCCTCGATATGTCCTACACGGGCGATGGTGCCCGGGTCGGCACCCCGGACGGTGTGGACGGCCCGGCGGTGGTTCCCGGCGGCCCCGGCGACAAGGCGGGGATTGAGGAAGGCGACATCATCACCGCGGTCGACGGAGTCCGGGTGCGGGGCGGCGAGGAGCTGATTGTCAGAATCCGCAGCCACCGGCCCGGCGACCAGCTGGAGCTGACAGTTGAACGGAGCGGCGAGGAGCAATCCATCGAGGTGACTTTGGGCACGGCGAGTGATGAATGA
- a CDS encoding alpha/beta fold hydrolase, translating to MSKPPTLALPRGARAYRMPTARGEFAVHEAGEPQRGTALLLPGFTGSKEDFIALLSPLAQAGFRVVAVDGRGQYESGGPPDEGAYAQAELAKDVLAQATALGGAVHVLGHSLGGLIARAAVLRDATPFRSLTLLSSGPGAVSPSQQERVKLLLGALPVMDMAAVWQAMRDLDPPEAADETTPPEVRGFLRQRWLANVPAQLTAAGHQLISEPDRVAELAAVALPKHVISGEVDYAWPVTLMDDMAERLHAHRTVIAGGAHSPNVERPFETAAALASFWASCPE from the coding sequence ATGAGCAAGCCGCCGACCCTAGCCCTACCGCGGGGCGCCCGCGCATACCGAATGCCCACCGCACGCGGCGAGTTCGCCGTCCACGAGGCCGGCGAGCCACAGCGGGGCACCGCCCTGCTGCTCCCCGGTTTCACCGGCAGCAAAGAGGACTTCATAGCGCTGCTCTCACCCCTCGCGCAGGCCGGCTTCCGGGTCGTAGCCGTGGACGGCCGCGGCCAGTACGAGTCCGGCGGCCCACCGGACGAAGGCGCCTACGCACAGGCCGAGCTGGCGAAGGACGTACTCGCCCAGGCCACCGCGCTCGGCGGCGCCGTGCATGTTCTGGGGCACTCACTCGGCGGGCTCATCGCCCGCGCCGCCGTACTCCGGGACGCGACCCCCTTTCGCTCGCTCACTCTGCTGAGCAGCGGCCCCGGTGCCGTATCGCCGTCCCAGCAGGAGCGGGTGAAGCTTCTGCTGGGCGCCCTGCCGGTGATGGACATGGCCGCGGTATGGCAGGCCATGCGCGACCTCGACCCACCGGAAGCCGCCGATGAGACCACGCCCCCAGAGGTCCGGGGCTTCCTCCGTCAGCGGTGGCTCGCCAATGTCCCGGCGCAGTTGACCGCCGCCGGTCATCAACTGATCAGCGAACCGGACCGGGTGGCCGAGCTGGCGGCCGTAGCACTGCCGAAGCATGTGATTTCCGGCGAGGTCGACTACGCCTGGCCGGTGACGCTGATGGACGATATGGCGGAGCGTCTGCACGCCCACCGTACGGTGATCGCAGGGGGTGCCCACTCCCCCAATGTGGAGCGGCCGTTCGAGACGGCGGCCGCCCTGGCGTCATTCTGGGCTAGCTGCCCTGAATGA
- a CDS encoding DUF6758 family protein, with product MRGEPSCPKCGGRVRAPGLFADTWQCDVHGTVYPLQPVIPPSVEALGVVVNRTKVPVWMPWPLPVGWLFTGVVSAGDDRSGGRATAVACSGPGPLGGPGELLLVAEELGVGLGARYAGIPGPDPGPHMVVDNPPQAKVLAAGRPTPLWLVGGSPDDRAVFAGEACGLWLWAIVWPEKAGLLLYDELVLTDLREAGAEVELLPCGAVSPRILS from the coding sequence ATGAGGGGCGAACCCAGTTGCCCGAAGTGCGGTGGCAGGGTCAGGGCGCCCGGCCTCTTCGCCGATACCTGGCAGTGCGATGTGCATGGCACGGTGTATCCGCTGCAGCCTGTGATCCCGCCCAGTGTGGAAGCACTCGGCGTCGTGGTGAACCGCACCAAGGTCCCGGTGTGGATGCCATGGCCGCTGCCGGTGGGCTGGCTGTTCACCGGCGTGGTCAGCGCGGGCGACGACCGCAGCGGTGGCCGGGCCACCGCCGTGGCCTGCTCGGGCCCCGGCCCGCTCGGCGGCCCCGGTGAGCTGCTGCTCGTCGCCGAGGAGCTGGGCGTGGGCCTCGGCGCCCGGTACGCCGGAATCCCCGGTCCGGACCCCGGGCCCCACATGGTCGTGGACAACCCCCCGCAGGCCAAGGTGCTCGCCGCTGGCCGCCCCACCCCGCTGTGGCTCGTCGGCGGCAGCCCCGATGACCGCGCCGTCTTCGCGGGCGAGGCCTGTGGGCTGTGGCTGTGGGCCATTGTCTGGCCCGAGAAGGCCGGGCTGCTGCTGTACGACGAGCTCGTACTCACCGATCTCCGTGAGGCGGGCGCCGAGGTCGAGCTTCTCCCCTGCGGGGCCGTCTCTCCCCGCATCCTGTCCTGA
- a CDS encoding Mrp/NBP35 family ATP-binding protein, giving the protein MATDTYRTAPTEEAVRAALATVNDPEINRPITDLGMVKSVEIAADGAVAVAVYLTVSGCPMRETITSRVTEAVQGVEGVTGVQVELDVMSDEQRRELAASLRGGQAEREVPFAQPSSLTRVYCVASGKGGVGKSSVTVNIAAAMAADGLKVGVVDADIYGHSVPRMLGTEGRRPTQVEDMIMPPSANGVKVISIGMFTPGNAPVVWRGPMLHRALQQFLADVYWGDLDVLLLDLPPGTGDIAISVAQLVPNAEILVVTTPQQAAAEVAERAGSIAVQTHQKIVGVVENMSGLPCPHCDEMVDVFGTGGGQRVADGLTQTTGAQVPLLGSIPIDVRLREGSDEGKPVVLTDPECPAGAALRAVAGKLGGRQRGLQGMSLGLTPRNKF; this is encoded by the coding sequence ATGGCTACCGACACGTACCGCACCGCTCCCACTGAGGAAGCGGTGCGCGCCGCGCTCGCAACGGTGAACGACCCTGAGATCAATCGCCCCATCACCGATCTGGGCATGGTCAAATCCGTCGAGATCGCGGCGGACGGCGCGGTCGCCGTGGCGGTCTATCTCACCGTCTCCGGCTGCCCGATGCGCGAGACGATCACCTCCCGGGTGACCGAGGCGGTCCAGGGTGTCGAGGGCGTCACCGGTGTCCAGGTCGAGCTCGATGTGATGAGCGATGAGCAGCGGCGCGAGCTGGCGGCCTCGCTGCGCGGCGGCCAGGCCGAGCGCGAGGTGCCCTTCGCCCAGCCGAGCTCGCTGACCCGGGTGTACTGCGTGGCCTCCGGCAAGGGCGGGGTGGGCAAGTCCTCCGTCACCGTCAATATCGCGGCGGCGATGGCCGCCGACGGGCTGAAGGTCGGCGTTGTGGACGCGGACATCTACGGCCACTCCGTTCCCCGGATGCTGGGCACGGAGGGCCGCCGCCCCACCCAGGTCGAGGACATGATCATGCCGCCGTCGGCGAACGGTGTGAAGGTCATCTCGATCGGTATGTTCACACCGGGCAACGCACCGGTGGTCTGGCGCGGCCCGATGCTGCACCGTGCGCTGCAGCAGTTCCTGGCCGATGTCTACTGGGGCGACCTGGATGTGCTGCTGCTCGACCTGCCGCCCGGTACCGGCGATATCGCCATCTCGGTGGCCCAGCTGGTGCCCAACGCCGAGATTCTGGTGGTCACCACCCCGCAGCAGGCCGCTGCGGAGGTCGCCGAGCGGGCCGGTTCCATCGCGGTGCAGACCCATCAGAAGATCGTCGGCGTGGTGGAGAACATGTCGGGGCTGCCGTGCCCGCACTGCGATGAGATGGTCGACGTCTTCGGCACGGGGGGCGGCCAGCGGGTTGCCGACGGCCTGACGCAGACGACGGGCGCCCAGGTGCCACTCCTTGGCTCCATCCCGATTGACGTTCGCCTCCGGGAGGGCAGCGACGAGGGCAAGCCGGTGGTGCTGACCGACCCCGAGTGCCCGGCGGGCGCGGCGCTTCGCGCCGTCGCGGGGAAGCTTGGTGGCCGCCAGCGTGGCCTGCAGGGCATGTCCCTGGGCCTGACCCCCCGAAACAAGTTCTGA
- a CDS encoding ferritin-like fold-containing protein gives MRSMETPDTPDTPDETAADTHTGIAAQNWREASADPRYRAAVVDLLGALAYGELAAFERLAEDAKLAPTLADKGKLAAMASAEFHHFDALRKRLTEIEVDPAEAMQPFVASLDEFHRQTAPSDWLEGLIKAYVGDSIASDFYREVAARLDSDTRALVLGVLDDTGHSSFAVERVRAAIEADPRVGGRLALWARRLMGEALSQAQRVVADRDALSTMLVGGVADGFDLAEVGKMFSRITEAHTKRMAALGLAA, from the coding sequence GTGCGCAGCATGGAGACGCCTGACACGCCTGATACACCTGACGAGACCGCAGCGGATACCCACACGGGGATCGCCGCCCAGAACTGGAGGGAGGCATCCGCCGACCCACGGTACCGGGCGGCGGTCGTGGATCTGCTGGGTGCGTTGGCCTATGGCGAGCTCGCTGCCTTCGAGCGGCTCGCGGAGGACGCCAAGCTGGCGCCGACGCTCGCGGACAAGGGAAAGCTGGCGGCGATGGCCTCCGCCGAGTTCCACCACTTCGACGCCTTGCGGAAGCGGCTGACGGAGATCGAGGTCGATCCGGCGGAGGCGATGCAGCCGTTCGTGGCGTCGCTGGACGAGTTCCACCGGCAGACCGCACCCTCGGACTGGCTGGAGGGTCTGATCAAGGCCTATGTGGGCGACTCGATCGCCTCGGACTTCTACCGCGAGGTGGCGGCCCGGCTGGACTCCGACACCCGCGCGCTGGTGCTGGGGGTGCTCGATGACACCGGGCACTCCAGCTTCGCCGTGGAGCGGGTACGTGCGGCGATCGAGGCCGACCCACGGGTCGGCGGGCGGCTCGCACTGTGGGCGCGACGGCTGATGGGTGAGGCCCTGTCGCAGGCCCAGCGGGTCGTCGCCGACCGGGACGCGCTCTCCACCATGCTCGTGGGCGGGGTGGCGGACGGCTTCGATCTCGCGGAGGTCGGCAAGATGTTCTCCCGTATCACCGAGGCCCACACCAAGCGGATGGCCGCGCTGGGCCTGGCAGCCTAG
- a CDS encoding sec-independent translocase, which produces MFLDIGPLELAVLIILAVLIFGPEKLPKMIQDVASFIRKVKNFSDSARDDIRSELGPEFKDFEFEDLHPKKFAQKHLLDNDELGLKEIRNGFDVRKELAEVTDAVNIRETGSAPEPGGAPGGPSGGTPDLRKRDAPARTELPPFDSDAT; this is translated from the coding sequence GTGTTCTTGGATATAGGACCCCTCGAGCTGGCTGTGCTCATCATTCTTGCTGTGCTCATCTTCGGGCCCGAGAAGCTGCCCAAGATGATCCAGGATGTCGCCTCGTTCATCCGCAAGGTCAAGAACTTCTCGGACAGCGCCCGGGATGACATCCGTTCGGAATTGGGCCCGGAGTTCAAGGACTTCGAGTTCGAGGATCTGCACCCGAAGAAGTTCGCGCAGAAGCACCTCCTCGACAATGACGAGCTGGGACTCAAGGAGATACGTAACGGCTTCGATGTCCGCAAGGAGCTGGCTGAGGTCACGGACGCGGTGAACATCCGGGAGACGGGCTCGGCGCCGGAGCCCGGTGGTGCCCCCGGGGGGCCATCTGGCGGTACGCCCGACCTGCGCAAGAGGGACGCACCGGCCAGAACCGAGCTCCCGCCTTTTGACTCGGATGCCACCTGA
- a CDS encoding MarC family protein, with product MFDVAVFGSLFVTLFVIMDPPGITPIFLALTSGRPTKVQRRMAWQAALVAFGVITLFGICGKQILDYLHVSMPALMIAGGLLLLLVALDLLTGKAEQPTQTKEVNVALVPLGIPLLAGPGAIVSVILAVQRSEGVAGQISVWVAIAAIHLVLWLTMRYSLLIVRLIKEGGVVLVTRLSGMLLSAIAVQQIANGVTQFIQGS from the coding sequence GTGTTCGACGTCGCCGTCTTCGGGTCCCTCTTTGTCACGCTTTTCGTGATCATGGACCCACCGGGTATCACCCCGATATTTCTCGCCCTCACCTCCGGGCGTCCCACCAAGGTCCAGCGCCGGATGGCCTGGCAGGCCGCGCTGGTCGCCTTCGGTGTCATCACGCTCTTCGGTATCTGCGGCAAGCAGATCCTCGACTATCTGCATGTGTCGATGCCCGCGCTGATGATCGCCGGTGGTCTGCTCCTGCTGCTCGTCGCCCTCGATCTGCTCACCGGCAAGGCGGAACAGCCGACACAGACCAAGGAGGTCAATGTCGCCCTTGTGCCGCTCGGTATACCACTGCTCGCCGGGCCCGGCGCCATTGTCTCCGTCATCCTCGCGGTACAGCGGTCGGAAGGCGTCGCCGGTCAGATCTCCGTGTGGGTGGCGATCGCCGCGATCCATCTCGTTCTGTGGCTGACGATGCGGTACTCGCTGCTGATCGTCCGCCTGATCAAGGAGGGCGGGGTCGTCCTCGTCACCCGTCTCTCCGGCATGCTGCTGTCCGCCATCGCGGTACAGCAGATCGCGAACGGTGTCACCCAGTTCATTCAGGGCAGCTAG
- a CDS encoding DMT family transporter, with protein sequence MRTAEQHAALPVPTAPPTPRGTGVDLFLLAIAISGISLSAPLIAATAAPALAIAFWRNAMAVGALTPLALIRHRGELRTMSRRTVLLAGAAGALLALHFALWLPSLHMTSVASSTALVTTTPIWTTLLLRIRGHRPPAMVWAGTAVAFAGVILLTGVDLSLSPRALAGDALALAGGMAAAGYVLIGAEVRRTVSTTAYTFLCYTTTAVLLLITCVVAGADLGGYSGATWLKLAVLTVAAQLLGHSLLNRVVRGLGPSVTSTAILLETPGAALIAALWLGQTPPVVAYPALGVILLGLLLVIRGNRAGS encoded by the coding sequence GTGCGTACCGCTGAGCAGCACGCCGCCCTGCCCGTCCCGACGGCGCCGCCCACGCCTCGGGGCACCGGTGTGGACCTCTTCCTGCTCGCGATCGCCATCTCCGGTATCTCCCTCTCCGCACCGCTGATCGCGGCCACCGCCGCCCCCGCTCTGGCCATCGCCTTCTGGCGCAACGCCATGGCGGTCGGCGCGCTGACTCCCCTGGCGCTCATACGGCACCGGGGCGAGCTGCGGACCATGAGCCGCCGCACGGTTCTGCTCGCCGGGGCCGCCGGTGCGCTGCTCGCGCTGCACTTCGCGCTCTGGCTGCCCAGCCTCCATATGACCTCGGTCGCCTCCTCCACGGCGCTGGTGACCACCACCCCGATCTGGACGACGCTCCTGCTGCGCATACGCGGTCATCGGCCGCCCGCCATGGTCTGGGCGGGCACGGCGGTCGCCTTCGCCGGTGTCATCCTGCTGACCGGCGTCGACCTCTCCCTCTCACCACGCGCCCTCGCCGGTGACGCCCTCGCCCTGGCGGGCGGTATGGCGGCGGCCGGCTATGTCCTCATCGGCGCCGAGGTGCGCCGTACGGTGTCCACCACCGCGTACACCTTCCTCTGCTACACGACGACGGCCGTGCTGCTGCTCATCACCTGCGTAGTCGCCGGAGCAGACCTCGGTGGCTACAGCGGTGCGACCTGGCTCAAGCTCGCGGTGCTCACCGTCGCCGCCCAGCTGCTGGGCCACTCCCTGCTCAACCGGGTCGTCCGGGGCCTGGGCCCCTCCGTGACCTCTACGGCGATTCTGCTGGAGACCCCGGGCGCGGCCCTGATCGCGGCGCTCTGGCTGGGCCAGACCCCGCCCGTGGTCGCGTATCCCGCACTGGGCGTGATCCTGCTCGGGCTGCTCCTCGTCATCAGAGGCAACCGCGCCGGATCATAG
- a CDS encoding zf-HC2 domain-containing protein: MSATAEQHLGDRLAALIDGELGHESRERVLAHLATCHNCKAEADAQRRVKSVFADTAPPGPSDGLLARLQMLPAGGDDRTSADPAGPEGPAGSGWGFSYLPSGSVLAPQRGFRIHEADRAAAARRASRRFAFAAAGAFSLAAVAIGGALNTSSSGGSSVSAAGGPSASPLRTAATGVDHRTERRGSGGLTAQGERAVQPPLTPTGNGAAIAPTGGHYLPLLGSAAMLHPPLIRSAYPAERGMRLTPAPVYTRPPQTPEPTPAATPMGSTPNR; this comes from the coding sequence GTGAGTGCCACAGCCGAGCAGCATCTGGGTGACCGTCTCGCGGCACTGATCGACGGTGAGCTGGGCCATGAGTCCCGGGAGCGCGTCCTCGCCCATCTGGCGACCTGCCACAACTGCAAGGCGGAGGCGGACGCCCAGCGCAGGGTCAAGAGCGTCTTCGCCGATACGGCGCCGCCCGGGCCGTCCGATGGACTGCTCGCCCGGCTTCAGATGCTGCCAGCGGGCGGTGATGACCGCACCAGCGCTGACCCCGCCGGACCGGAAGGTCCGGCGGGGTCCGGCTGGGGCTTCTCGTATCTGCCGTCCGGCAGCGTGCTCGCGCCACAGCGTGGCTTCCGTATCCATGAGGCGGACCGTGCGGCGGCCGCCCGGCGGGCCAGCCGCCGGTTCGCCTTCGCCGCGGCGGGCGCGTTCTCACTGGCTGCCGTCGCCATCGGCGGCGCGCTGAACACCTCGTCCTCCGGTGGCTCCTCGGTCTCCGCGGCCGGCGGGCCGAGCGCCAGTCCGCTGCGTACGGCGGCCACGGGCGTGGACCACCGCACCGAGCGCCGTGGCTCCGGGGGGCTCACCGCCCAGGGAGAGCGTGCCGTTCAGCCGCCGCTGACACCCACGGGAAACGGCGCGGCCATAGCGCCGACTGGCGGTCACTACCTCCCGCTGCTCGGCTCCGCCGCCATGCTGCACCCGCCTCTCATACGGTCCGCCTACCCGGCCGAGCGTGGGATGCGGCTGACCCCGGCCCCGGTCTACACCCGGCCGCCGCAGACGCCGGAACCGACTCCGGCAGCCACCCCCATGGGGTCCACACCGAACCGCTGA
- a CDS encoding DEAD/DEAH box helicase — MTLPVALTGADVIGQAKTGTGKTLGFGLPILESVTVPADVESGRAKPEELTDAPQALVVVPTRELCQQVSNDLLTAGKVRNVRVLSIYGGRAYEPQVDALRKGVDVVVGTPGRLLDLAGQKKLNLSQIKVLVLDEADEMLDLGFLPDVEKILQLLPAKRQTMLFSATMPGQVISLARRYMSQPTHIRATAPDDAGQTVANTAQHVFRAHSMDKPEMVSRILQAEGRGLAMVFCRTKRTTADIAEQLTRRGFAAGAVHGDLGQGAREQALRAFRNGKVDVLVCTDVAARGIDVEGVTHVINYQTPEDEKTYLHRIGRTGRAGASGTAVTLVDWDDIPRWQLINKALDLSFPDPEETYSTSAHLYEALGIPEGVKGVLPRTERTRAGLAAEEVEDLGEPGRRKAKPAEERPQRVRPPRQRRRTRGGAALDGSPQPPQPEAAATGEEPARKPRRRRRTRSGAAATRQQPEA, encoded by the coding sequence ATGACCCTCCCCGTCGCCCTCACGGGCGCGGATGTCATCGGCCAGGCCAAGACCGGCACCGGCAAGACGCTGGGTTTCGGTCTGCCCATCCTGGAGTCCGTCACCGTCCCCGCGGATGTCGAGTCCGGCCGGGCCAAGCCCGAAGAGCTGACCGACGCCCCGCAGGCACTCGTGGTCGTCCCCACCCGTGAGCTGTGCCAGCAGGTGAGCAATGACCTGCTGACCGCCGGCAAGGTCCGCAATGTCCGCGTACTGTCCATCTACGGCGGCCGCGCGTACGAACCTCAGGTCGACGCCCTGCGCAAGGGCGTCGATGTCGTTGTCGGCACCCCCGGCCGACTGCTCGACCTGGCAGGCCAGAAGAAGCTGAACCTCTCGCAGATCAAGGTGCTCGTCCTGGACGAGGCCGATGAGATGCTCGACCTCGGCTTCCTGCCCGATGTCGAGAAGATCCTCCAGCTGCTGCCGGCCAAGCGCCAGACCATGCTCTTCTCGGCGACCATGCCGGGCCAGGTCATCTCGCTCGCGCGGCGGTACATGTCGCAGCCGACGCACATCCGCGCCACCGCGCCGGATGACGCGGGCCAGACCGTGGCCAACACCGCCCAGCATGTGTTCCGTGCCCACTCCATGGACAAGCCGGAGATGGTCTCCCGCATCCTGCAGGCCGAGGGCCGCGGGCTGGCGATGGTCTTCTGCCGCACCAAGCGGACCACGGCCGATATCGCCGAGCAGCTGACCCGCCGTGGCTTCGCCGCGGGTGCCGTCCACGGCGACCTGGGCCAGGGCGCGCGAGAGCAGGCGCTGCGCGCCTTCCGCAACGGCAAGGTCGATGTGCTGGTCTGCACCGATGTCGCCGCTCGCGGCATCGATGTGGAAGGCGTCACGCACGTCATCAACTACCAGACCCCCGAGGACGAGAAAACCTATCTGCACCGCATCGGCCGTACCGGCCGGGCAGGTGCTTCGGGTACGGCCGTCACGCTCGTCGACTGGGACGACATCCCACGCTGGCAGCTGATCAACAAGGCGCTGGACCTCTCGTTCCCCGACCCGGAGGAGACGTACTCCACGTCTGCTCACCTCTATGAGGCGCTGGGCATCCCCGAGGGCGTCAAGGGTGTCCTGCCGCGCACGGAGCGGACACGGGCCGGGCTCGCGGCGGAGGAGGTCGAAGACCTCGGTGAGCCGGGCCGCCGGAAGGCCAAGCCGGCCGAGGAGCGTCCGCAGCGCGTCCGTCCCCCGCGTCAGCGTCGCCGCACCCGCGGCGGGGCGGCCCTGGACGGCTCCCCCCAGCCGCCGCAGCCGGAGGCTGCGGCGACCGGTGAGGAGCCTGCCCGCAAGCCGCGCCGTCGCCGCCGCACCCGCTCCGGCGCCGCCGCCACCCGCCAGCAGCCCGAGGCCTGA
- a CDS encoding suppressor of fused domain protein: protein MTRVLELVEARLRSALGEPDARAAVTFVGTDRIEVLRFVDADVVRYATLGMSASPMTDPTSALADPDRGPRAELVLSLRAVPREAAETDKVLRPLAVLAASPQVEGVVVAPGASLDMGEPLWPGAPFSSVLVAEPGGLVADLELDAPLDPVRFLPLLPMTPNEAAWKRVQGARALEERWLTQGTDLRDPNRRSVPLTG from the coding sequence ATGACTCGCGTTCTCGAACTGGTCGAAGCCCGGCTGCGCTCAGCTCTCGGCGAGCCCGACGCCCGGGCCGCGGTGACCTTCGTGGGGACCGACCGGATCGAGGTGCTGCGCTTCGTCGACGCGGATGTGGTCCGCTACGCGACCCTGGGCATGTCCGCGTCCCCCATGACCGACCCCACCTCCGCCCTCGCCGACCCCGACCGCGGGCCCCGTGCTGAGCTGGTGCTCTCCCTGCGAGCTGTGCCCCGGGAGGCGGCCGAGACCGACAAGGTGCTCCGCCCGCTCGCCGTACTCGCCGCCTCCCCGCAGGTGGAAGGCGTCGTGGTGGCCCCCGGCGCGTCGCTGGATATGGGGGAGCCGCTGTGGCCGGGGGCGCCCTTCAGCTCCGTACTGGTGGCCGAACCGGGCGGCCTGGTGGCGGACTTGGAACTCGACGCTCCGCTCGACCCGGTGCGTTTCCTCCCGCTCCTGCCGATGACCCCGAACGAGGCCGCCTGGAAGCGCGTACAGGGCGCGCGGGCACTGGAAGAGCGCTGGCTCACCCAGGGCACGGACCTGCGTGACCCGAACCGAAGGTCCGTACCCCTGACCGGGTGA
- a CDS encoding PHP domain-containing protein, whose translation MRIDLHTHSTASDGTDTPTELVRNAAAAGLDVVALTDHDTVGGHAEAIAALPAGLTLVTGAELSCRLEGVSLHMLAYLFNPDEPELARERELVRDDRLPRAQGMVAKLQELGVPITWEHVAAIAGDGAIGRPHIATAMVEAGVIETVADAFTPEWIAGNGRAYVEKHELNPFDALRLIKGAGGVAVFAHPLAAKRGECVPESAIAELAAAGLDGIEADHMDHDPATRTRLHGIAANLGLLATGSSDYHGSRKTCSLGEHLTAPDVYAEIAARGSGAAPITG comes from the coding sequence GTGCGTATCGATCTGCACACCCACTCCACCGCGTCAGACGGTACGGACACCCCCACCGAGCTGGTCCGTAACGCGGCGGCCGCCGGTCTTGACGTAGTCGCGCTGACCGACCATGACACGGTCGGAGGTCACGCCGAGGCCATCGCGGCGCTGCCCGCCGGGCTCACCCTGGTCACCGGAGCGGAGCTCTCCTGCCGCCTGGAGGGCGTGAGCCTGCACATGCTGGCCTATCTCTTCAACCCCGATGAACCCGAGCTGGCCCGCGAACGTGAGCTGGTCCGGGACGACCGGCTGCCGCGAGCCCAGGGCATGGTCGCCAAGCTCCAGGAGCTCGGCGTCCCCATCACCTGGGAGCACGTCGCAGCCATCGCCGGGGACGGTGCGATCGGCCGCCCGCATATCGCCACCGCCATGGTCGAGGCGGGCGTCATCGAGACCGTCGCGGACGCCTTCACCCCCGAGTGGATCGCGGGCAATGGCCGTGCCTACGTCGAGAAGCACGAGCTGAACCCCTTTGACGCCCTCCGTCTCATCAAGGGCGCGGGCGGCGTCGCCGTCTTCGCGCACCCGCTCGCCGCCAAGCGGGGCGAGTGCGTACCGGAGAGCGCCATCGCCGAGCTGGCCGCCGCCGGACTCGACGGCATCGAGGCCGACCATATGGACCACGACCCGGCCACCCGGACCCGGCTGCATGGCATCGCCGCCAACCTGGGCTTGCTGGCCACCGGTTCCAGCGACTACCACGGCAGCCGCAAGACCTGCAGCCTCGGCGAGCACCTCACCGCTCCCGATGTCTACGCCGAGATCGCCGCCCGCGGATCAGGAGCGGCTCCCATCACCGGCTGA